The region CTAGGTAGCTCAGCTGGTTAGAGCACAGCACTCATAATGCTGGGGTCGGCGGTTCAAGTCCGCCCCTAGCTACCACTTTTGAGAAAGCCCGCGCTTTGCGCGGGCTTTTTTATGGGTAATTCACCCGGCCCCACCTTGACTTTCCTTTCCCTCGGACACATGTTTGTAACTGTAAGGGTACGATTGAGTCGGCCCCGGGGAACTCGCGACCCGACCCGATAGTCCCTTTTATGGCTGCCTCATCGCCAGGCGGGAGGCCAGCGTTCCTAACAGGATAGGTATTGGAGTCACTATGAATATACAGTTGTCCGGTCACCACGTGGATATCACCGACGGCATCCGCGAGGCCGTTGATAGCCGCTTCAAGAAGATCCAGAACCACTACCCCGACCTTGGAGACCTCTCCATGGCCCTGACCGTCGAACGGCATGCCCAGGCCGTCGAGGTTACCACCCAATTCAAAGGCGCCCAGGTGGCCGTACACGCCGAATCCCAGGACCTTTATGCCGCCATTGCCGATTCTGCCAAGAAGCTGGATGCCGCGCTGGCCAAGCGTAAGGGCACCACTCAATCCCACCGGCACGAGAAGCCGGAGCTTGTTCCCGAAGCGGATGTCGACAACGGCAGCTAGCCATTCTATCGTCAATCAAGCCAGTGCTCTTGACCGAGTCCCGTCAAGCTTGGCGGGAAGGCGCGGACGTCCACGCCTCACTGGCCAACCTCCGGCGGGAGGCGTAGCGCTCTAAATGGCCTGGAAATGCTCCCCCTATAACGCAACGAAACGTATCGCTGTTCCCCCTCCCGGCGCCAACTCGATATCCAGACGATCCGTTGAGCGGACTGTCATCGTGCGGATATTGTAGTCTTCCGGATTGTCTCGCCAGTGCGCGTTTTTCCCATCCTCGTAAATTTCGGCCCTATACGTCGTCCCGACATCCAGGAAGTCCAACGCCACAGTTAACGAACGGGCGTTTTCATCCGTAATCGCACCAAGGTACCAGTCATCACTCTGCCTGTCCTTTCTGGCGATGGTGACATAATCGCCAATAACACCATTAATCCCTCGGGTGTGCTCCCAGTCGGTGGCGACATCCTCGACAAACTGAAAAGCGGGGTGGCCCTCATAGTTTTCCGGAAGGTCCGGAACCATCTGAAGGGGGCTATAGATAACGACATACAACGCCAACTGTTTGGCCAGCGTGGTCGGAACGCGGTTATGAGGGCGATGCTCACGGTAGTCGAAGTTGAAAATTCCGGCATTGTAATCAAACGGGCCGGCCTGGAGCCGGGTAAAGGGGACAATAGTCGTATGGTCGGGGAGATTACCCGTATCCGGGCTGCCACCATTATATTCCATACCCCTTGCCCCCTCACGGGTCATCATATTCGGGTAGGTTCTGCGCAAGCCGGTATCTTTGATCGGTTCATGGGCATTGATGGTGATGCGGTGCCGGGCTGCGGTTTCCGCGACATTCTGAAAGTGTCGGACCATATACTGGCCATGGTGCCATTGATTGCCATCCAACCGGGTACCCACATAGCCGGTTTTGACGTTTTTGACTCCCAGGCGCTCATAAAACCTAAAGGCCTCTTCCATCTGAGCTTCGTAGTGCTGGATACCCGCGGCCGTTTCATGATGACCCACCAAGCGGACGCCCTTGCGCTTGCCATAGTTTACGACCTCGTTGATATCAAAGCCCTCGACCGCCCGGGTAAAGTCAAAGGTCGGAGCGCGTTGCCACCATTCACCCTCCCAACCGGTGTTCCAGCCCTCGACCAAAACGCCGTCTATTCCGTGTTCGGCGGCAAAATCAATGTAGTCTTTCGCCCGCTCGGTCGTCGCCCCCTGCTTATCCCCGGGACTCCAGTCTTTGAGACCGATATGCATCTCCCACCAGATCCCCATGTATTTTCCCGGTTCTACCCAACTGACATCACCCAACTTATTGGGTTCGTTGAGGTTCAGTATCAGGTTGGAGCTGAACAGGTCCGAAGGTTGCTCCGCGATCTGCAGAGTTCTCCATGGAGTTTTCAGCGGCGTTTGAGCAACGACACGGACGCCGTTCGCCCAAGGAACCAGATCGGATACCAGGGTTTTGCTATTGTCAGACTCCATGCGCAGCGTCATGGAGGCGTAGTCCACCAGCGCCGCTTCATGGACCACGATCGTTATTTCGTCTCCCTGCAGTGTTAGCGGTGTATGGACGACGTCCAGAGAACTCAGAGCTGACCGGGCGTATTGATACTCGTACCGCTGGTCCCGGTAGGCGGGAATCCACCAGGCGTGATAGTTCTCAGCGAAGACAAACTCCGTTCTTTCGTCAATAATTTCGAACTGGGTTAACCCGGGTTGATCGGGGATTTCGTACCGAAATCCGACTCCATCGTCATAAACCCGGAAAACCACCGCCATCTCTCGTTCGGGGTCCGCCGTTTCGCGAACCTTATAGCGCAGCTCGGTAAAATGATCGGCGATGTGCTTCCTTTCTCCCCACGGCAGGGTCCAGGCGGTGTCTACTTCACGAACGCTGGTTTCGACATGGGTGAACGGACCCATCAGAGCGGGTTCGTCTTTGAAGACAAATCCCAGGGACGACGGCATGATCACCGGCCGATCTCTGTAGCTGATACGATACTGCAGCCTGCCTTCCGTTAAACGTACCTCTGCTGCAATGTTGCCGTTCGGCGACGTGCTGAGCGTCCAGGAGGATGACTGTTCGCCATTGTCCGCGAGTGTGTTCAGGGAAACAATCAGGGCAAGCAGTGCCCACAGTCTAGGGTTGTATGTATTCATAGTGATGATCTCATTAACGCAGGTAACTCACTGACAACCGCATTTCTCCAACCTTATCGTTGCCAGTTGAGAGCCATTGAACCAAGTGGGGCAGGCTTATTGAACACCCGTATTTATTGGATTTATCCGCATCA is a window of Marinimicrobium sp. C6131 DNA encoding:
- the hpf gene encoding ribosome hibernation-promoting factor, HPF/YfiA family, whose translation is MNIQLSGHHVDITDGIREAVDSRFKKIQNHYPDLGDLSMALTVERHAQAVEVTTQFKGAQVAVHAESQDLYAAIADSAKKLDAALAKRKGTTQSHRHEKPELVPEADVDNGS
- a CDS encoding glycoside hydrolase family 97 protein, with translation MNTYNPRLWALLALIVSLNTLADNGEQSSSWTLSTSPNGNIAAEVRLTEGRLQYRISYRDRPVIMPSSLGFVFKDEPALMGPFTHVETSVREVDTAWTLPWGERKHIADHFTELRYKVRETADPEREMAVVFRVYDDGVGFRYEIPDQPGLTQFEIIDERTEFVFAENYHAWWIPAYRDQRYEYQYARSALSSLDVVHTPLTLQGDEITIVVHEAALVDYASMTLRMESDNSKTLVSDLVPWANGVRVVAQTPLKTPWRTLQIAEQPSDLFSSNLILNLNEPNKLGDVSWVEPGKYMGIWWEMHIGLKDWSPGDKQGATTERAKDYIDFAAEHGIDGVLVEGWNTGWEGEWWQRAPTFDFTRAVEGFDINEVVNYGKRKGVRLVGHHETAAGIQHYEAQMEEAFRFYERLGVKNVKTGYVGTRLDGNQWHHGQYMVRHFQNVAETAARHRITINAHEPIKDTGLRRTYPNMMTREGARGMEYNGGSPDTGNLPDHTTIVPFTRLQAGPFDYNAGIFNFDYREHRPHNRVPTTLAKQLALYVVIYSPLQMVPDLPENYEGHPAFQFVEDVATDWEHTRGINGVIGDYVTIARKDRQSDDWYLGAITDENARSLTVALDFLDVGTTYRAEIYEDGKNAHWRDNPEDYNIRTMTVRSTDRLDIELAPGGGTAIRFVAL